One window of Leifsonia sp. AK011 genomic DNA carries:
- the secF gene encoding protein translocase subunit SecF, giving the protein MASFSQFGNDLYTGKRSFDFVGKKRIWFTVAIIAIVVAIGGTFLRGGFVLGIEFTGGSEFTVSNPAEVDQSLAQDAVAEVVPDAATRVSVVNGGDSIRVQTDLVSTEESQEIRDALGEAYDVPLEDVTYSFIGATWGSDITRSALTALGVFLLFAAAIMALYFRTWKMSAAAIIALLHDLIITAGVYGIVGFEVTPAAVIGFLTILGYSLYDTVVVFDKIRENTAEGTSRTFGESVNLAVNQTLVRSINTSIVALLPVASILFIGAVLLGAGTLRDIALALFIGIFVGTYSTIFIAAPLYAWMRQGETIVRKEDKKKSAPRTTAGAVR; this is encoded by the coding sequence ATGGCAAGCTTCTCCCAGTTCGGTAACGACCTCTACACGGGAAAGCGCTCGTTCGACTTCGTCGGCAAGAAGCGCATTTGGTTCACCGTCGCCATCATCGCGATCGTCGTCGCCATCGGAGGCACGTTCCTTCGCGGTGGTTTCGTGCTCGGTATCGAGTTCACCGGTGGCTCGGAGTTCACGGTCAGCAATCCGGCCGAGGTCGACCAGTCGCTCGCGCAGGATGCCGTGGCTGAGGTTGTCCCGGACGCCGCCACCCGCGTTTCCGTCGTCAACGGGGGCGACTCCATCCGCGTGCAGACGGACCTCGTGTCCACCGAGGAGTCGCAGGAGATCCGCGACGCGCTCGGTGAGGCCTACGACGTCCCCCTCGAGGATGTGACCTACTCCTTCATCGGTGCTACCTGGGGATCGGACATCACCAGATCCGCGCTGACCGCGCTCGGCGTCTTCCTCCTGTTCGCCGCCGCGATCATGGCCCTCTACTTCCGCACCTGGAAGATGTCGGCCGCGGCGATCATCGCCCTTCTGCACGACCTCATCATCACTGCGGGTGTCTACGGCATCGTCGGATTCGAGGTCACGCCGGCCGCCGTCATCGGCTTCCTGACGATCCTCGGGTACTCGCTGTATGACACGGTCGTGGTCTTCGACAAGATCCGTGAGAACACGGCGGAGGGCACGTCGCGCACGTTCGGCGAGTCCGTGAACCTCGCGGTCAACCAGACGCTCGTACGGTCGATCAACACGTCGATCGTGGCGCTCCTGCCCGTGGCATCCATTCTCTTCATCGGTGCCGTGCTGCTGGGTGCTGGGACCCTTCGTGACATCGCGCTCGCGCTCTTCATCGGAATCTTCGTTGGCACGTACTCGACGATCTTCATCGCGGCCCCGCTCTACGCGTGGATGCGACAGGGTGAGACGATCGTGCGCAAGGAGGACAAGAAGAAGTCCGCACCGCGCACGACCGCTGGAGCTGTCCGCTGA
- the secD gene encoding protein translocase subunit SecD — MARSTPVRKAWRSLTWLGVIIVGLIAINGAGVLWGGGSWVPKLALDLEGGTQIILAPRLESGETVSPEQLDQAVSIIRQRIDASGVSEAEISTQGSQNIVVAIPGVPDDETIARIESSAKLEFRPVIFTDAAANSSVGGDDSTASPSPTPEAENPEPLSTELTASPTDASDPSWVSPALLDEFQNFDCSTLEESNANVAPADQPLVTCSTDGIEKFILGPVEVTGEEISDATSGPVTNSQGVSTGQWGVFITFNEQGTQQFAEVTKRLYGYLGTDPNVSDPRNRFAIVLDGSVISAPTTQGVIQDGRPQISGSFTQESAKTLADQLKFGALPIGFEVQSRDTISATLGSSQLLSGLIAGAIGLALVIVYSLIQYRALGSITIASLLIAALITYLLIAILSWRQGYRLSLAGVAGLIVAIGITADSFIVYFERIRDELRDGKSLESSVEAGWKRAFRTILASDAVNFLAAAILFILAVGNVRGFALTLGLTTIVDLLVVSLFTHPMLQLLARTKFFGGGHRLSGLDPQALGAVYRGRAQFRDPVGVPDTKKAKSSREAARRQTIAERKAAEAAGSSASSEGKDS, encoded by the coding sequence GTGGCACGATCTACACCCGTCCGAAAGGCGTGGCGTTCACTCACCTGGCTAGGCGTCATCATCGTGGGCCTCATCGCCATCAACGGCGCCGGAGTGCTGTGGGGTGGAGGCTCGTGGGTCCCGAAACTCGCGCTCGACCTTGAGGGTGGAACGCAGATCATCCTGGCTCCCCGGCTCGAGAGCGGGGAGACCGTCTCACCGGAGCAACTCGACCAGGCTGTGTCGATCATCCGTCAGCGTATCGACGCGAGCGGTGTCTCCGAGGCGGAGATCAGCACGCAGGGCTCGCAGAACATCGTTGTCGCGATCCCTGGTGTGCCCGACGATGAGACGATCGCCCGCATCGAGTCCTCGGCAAAGCTCGAGTTCCGTCCCGTGATCTTCACGGATGCTGCAGCGAACAGTTCCGTCGGTGGGGACGACTCGACGGCCTCGCCGTCGCCGACACCCGAGGCGGAGAACCCCGAACCGCTCTCGACAGAGCTGACCGCGTCCCCGACGGACGCGAGTGACCCCAGCTGGGTGTCGCCCGCGCTTCTCGATGAGTTCCAGAACTTCGATTGCTCCACGCTCGAGGAGAGCAACGCGAACGTTGCCCCGGCCGACCAGCCCCTCGTGACGTGCAGCACGGACGGCATCGAGAAGTTCATCCTCGGCCCGGTCGAGGTCACGGGCGAGGAGATCTCGGATGCCACGAGCGGTCCGGTAACGAACTCACAGGGCGTGAGCACCGGCCAGTGGGGTGTCTTCATCACCTTCAACGAGCAGGGCACGCAGCAGTTCGCCGAGGTCACCAAGAGGCTCTACGGCTACCTCGGGACCGACCCCAACGTTTCTGACCCGCGCAACCGTTTCGCGATCGTCCTCGACGGCAGCGTGATCTCGGCTCCGACGACGCAGGGCGTCATCCAGGACGGTCGTCCGCAGATCTCCGGCTCATTCACGCAGGAATCCGCGAAGACCCTCGCCGACCAGCTCAAGTTCGGCGCCCTCCCCATCGGGTTCGAGGTCCAGAGCCGCGACACGATCTCGGCGACGCTTGGTTCATCCCAGCTGCTCAGCGGACTCATCGCGGGTGCTATCGGACTTGCGCTCGTCATCGTCTACTCGCTCATCCAGTACCGTGCGCTCGGCTCGATCACCATCGCGTCCCTCCTCATCGCGGCGCTCATCACCTACCTGCTCATCGCGATCCTGTCGTGGCGACAGGGCTACCGACTGTCGCTCGCCGGTGTCGCAGGTCTCATCGTCGCCATCGGTATCACGGCGGACTCGTTCATCGTGTACTTCGAGCGCATCCGTGACGAGCTTCGTGACGGCAAGAGCCTCGAGTCATCCGTCGAAGCCGGGTGGAAGCGTGCATTCCGCACGATCCTCGCGTCCGATGCGGTCAACTTCCTTGCCGCGGCGATTCTCTTCATCCTCGCGGTGGGTAACGTCCGTGGATTCGCGCTGACGCTCGGTCTCACGACGATCGTTGACCTTCTCGTCGTCTCGCTGTTCACACATCCGATGCTGCAGCTCCTCGCGAGGACCAAGTTCTTCGGTGGTGGGCACCGCCTCAGTGGGCTTGATCCGCAGGCCCTCGGCGCGGTGTACCGGGGACGGGCCCAGTTCCGCGACCCGGTTGGCGTTCCCGACACCAAGAAGGCGAAGAGCAGCCGTGAGGCAGCGCGCCGACAGACCATTGCCGAGCGGAAGGCGGCCGAGGCCGCAGGATCTTCAGCCTCGAGCGAAGGGAAGGACTCCTGA
- the yajC gene encoding preprotein translocase subunit YajC: MDPLTIGMLAILAVLVFFMFRNSRKRKQQAEELQTKMVPGARVMTSFGLFATLVSVDDITNEAVLEVSPGVLVTVHKQTLAKTVDVAEGEPGEPRSVEEAMEIANREAAEREAAAAAESDEPAYGERVEPEKKPGSSKKASE; the protein is encoded by the coding sequence ATGGATCCGTTAACTATTGGAATGCTCGCCATCCTGGCGGTGCTCGTGTTCTTCATGTTCCGAAACAGCCGCAAGCGCAAGCAGCAGGCGGAAGAGCTGCAGACCAAGATGGTTCCGGGTGCTCGCGTCATGACCAGCTTCGGCCTCTTCGCCACTCTCGTCTCGGTGGATGACATCACGAACGAAGCTGTTCTCGAGGTCAGTCCTGGTGTGCTCGTGACTGTGCACAAGCAGACTCTCGCGAAGACCGTTGACGTCGCCGAGGGTGAGCCGGGCGAGCCCCGCTCAGTCGAGGAGGCAATGGAGATCGCAAACCGCGAGGCTGCCGAGCGCGAGGCCGCAGCAGCCGCCGAGAGCGACGAGCCCGCCTATGGTGAGCGTGTCGAGCCGGAGAAGAAGCCCGGTTCGTCAAAGAAGGCCTCCGAGTAG
- the ruvB gene encoding Holliday junction branch migration DNA helicase RuvB has product MDPDSVVRQEPESDLEIAFEGALRPRSLAEFVGQSKVRGQLELLLKAAALQNRTPDHILLAGPPGLGKTTLAIIVAHESDRPLRMSSGPAIQHAGDLAAVLSSLVPGEVLFIDEIHRMARSAEEMLYLAMEDFRIDIMVGKGAGATSIPLDLAPFTLVGATTRSGLLPNPLRDRFGFTAHMEFYDESELEKVLERASRLLDLDLSPESRSEIARRSRGTPRIANRLLRRVRDYALVHGGGPTLSSVRAALELYEVDELGLDRLDRAVMNTVLLRFGGGPVGLSTLAVSVGEEAETVESVVEPFLVRIGLLTRTPRGRVATREAWRHFKLQPPASATGTPGLFGDDL; this is encoded by the coding sequence GTGGACCCCGATTCCGTAGTGCGGCAGGAGCCGGAGTCCGATCTTGAGATCGCTTTCGAAGGCGCGCTCCGACCCCGCTCGCTTGCCGAGTTCGTGGGGCAGTCGAAGGTGCGCGGCCAGCTCGAGCTCCTGCTCAAGGCCGCAGCACTCCAGAACCGCACCCCCGACCACATCCTGCTCGCAGGTCCTCCCGGATTGGGCAAGACGACGCTCGCGATCATCGTCGCGCACGAGAGTGATCGTCCGCTGCGCATGTCGAGTGGCCCCGCCATCCAGCACGCGGGCGACCTGGCCGCCGTCCTGTCCTCCCTCGTGCCCGGCGAGGTTCTCTTCATCGACGAGATCCACCGCATGGCACGTTCGGCGGAGGAGATGCTCTACCTCGCCATGGAGGACTTCCGCATCGACATCATGGTGGGCAAGGGGGCCGGTGCGACGTCCATCCCGCTCGATCTCGCACCCTTCACCCTCGTGGGCGCCACGACACGTTCAGGACTGCTCCCCAACCCCCTGCGTGATCGTTTCGGTTTCACGGCCCACATGGAGTTCTACGACGAGTCCGAGCTCGAGAAGGTGTTGGAACGGGCGTCGCGACTCCTCGACCTCGACCTGTCGCCGGAGTCGCGATCCGAGATCGCCCGTCGCAGCCGAGGAACTCCGCGCATTGCGAATCGTCTGCTGCGCAGAGTGCGCGACTACGCGCTCGTTCACGGCGGCGGCCCGACGCTGTCGTCGGTGCGGGCTGCGCTCGAGCTCTACGAGGTGGACGAACTCGGGCTTGACCGACTCGACCGTGCCGTCATGAACACTGTTCTCCTTCGGTTCGGCGGTGGCCCGGTCGGGCTGAGCACCCTTGCGGTCTCAGTGGGGGAGGAGGCGGAGACCGTCGAGTCCGTTGTCGAGCCCTTCCTCGTGCGGATCGGCCTTCTCACGCGCACACCGCGGGGCAGGGTAGCCACGCGTGAAGCCTGGCGACATTTCAAGCTCCAGCCGCCGGCCTCGGCAACCGGAACGCCTGGTCTCTTCGGTGATGACTTATGA
- the ruvA gene encoding Holliday junction branch migration protein RuvA yields MISSVRGTVLHAAGTRAVIEVGGVGLAITVTPQHALTLRAGQEALVLTALIVREDDLSLYGFGTAEELEVFDLLRGVTGVGPKSALGVLAAMSPAEISHAIAIEDDAAFRKVSGIGPKTAKLIVVSLAGKLAITRPRTPAGSAPAAVSVGESVTIALVGLGWPERVAAQAVEDALAAASSPDSETVASLLRLALASLGPRS; encoded by the coding sequence GTGATCTCGTCGGTGCGGGGCACCGTGTTGCACGCTGCCGGTACTCGTGCCGTGATCGAGGTCGGGGGCGTCGGTCTCGCGATCACGGTCACGCCCCAGCATGCCCTCACTCTTCGCGCGGGACAGGAGGCGCTCGTCCTCACGGCTCTGATCGTTCGCGAGGACGACCTCTCGTTGTACGGGTTCGGCACCGCTGAGGAGCTCGAGGTGTTCGACCTCCTGCGCGGTGTGACGGGTGTCGGTCCCAAGAGCGCGCTGGGGGTTCTGGCGGCCATGAGTCCGGCGGAGATCTCCCACGCGATCGCAATCGAGGACGACGCGGCGTTTCGCAAGGTGTCGGGTATCGGTCCCAAGACGGCGAAGCTCATCGTCGTCTCACTCGCCGGCAAGCTGGCGATCACAAGGCCACGGACGCCGGCAGGGAGCGCACCAGCGGCAGTGTCGGTGGGGGAGAGCGTCACAATCGCGCTCGTCGGGCTCGGATGGCCGGAGCGCGTGGCCGCCCAGGCCGTCGAGGACGCCCTCGCCGCGGCATCCTCGCCCGATTCCGAAACTGTTGCCTCACTGTTGAGGCTCGCGCTCGCATCACTGGGACCGAGGAGCTGA
- the ruvC gene encoding crossover junction endodeoxyribonuclease RuvC: MTRRVLGIDPGLTRCGVGIVDVSSTRVATLVHVDVIRTPPDLALEERLLLIASGISRALDEFAPNAVAIERVFAQHNLRTVMGTAQASGVALHLAAARGLTVGLHTPSEVKAAITGYGAADKRQVGTMVARVLRLAEVPKPADASDALALAICHAWRSGETRTGAEVRTLTPAQRAWRDAEKNQRRVGS, from the coding sequence ATGACACGCAGAGTCCTCGGAATTGACCCTGGGCTCACGCGGTGCGGTGTGGGAATCGTGGATGTCTCGTCGACGCGGGTAGCCACGCTCGTGCACGTCGACGTCATCCGCACTCCTCCCGATCTTGCGCTGGAGGAGCGCCTGCTCCTCATTGCGAGTGGGATCTCGCGTGCGCTCGACGAGTTCGCACCGAACGCCGTGGCGATCGAGCGTGTCTTCGCACAGCACAACCTGCGAACCGTGATGGGGACGGCGCAGGCCAGCGGCGTCGCCCTGCATCTCGCGGCGGCACGCGGCCTCACGGTGGGGCTCCACACTCCGAGTGAGGTGAAGGCAGCCATCACGGGCTACGGTGCAGCGGACAAGCGACAGGTGGGCACCATGGTGGCTCGCGTGCTCCGGCTCGCCGAGGTGCCCAAGCCAGCGGATGCCTCTGACGCCCTCGCACTGGCCATCTGCCACGCCTGGCGATCCGGTGAGACTCGCACGGGCGCCGAGGTGCGCACGTTGACTCCTGCGCAGCGCGCGTGGCGTGACGCGGAGAAGAACCAGAGGAGGGTTGGCTCGTGA